In the genome of Acidovorax sp. 69, the window GCCAGCCCACAAGAGGTCAAGTAAGACGGCGCCTCACGCACCATTTTTTTCAACCGGACGGAACTTCCTATTTCCATTCCATCAAACGGGTTGACCGCACTGCACGCAAAGCCGGTCTGCTGAGTTACGGCCTCAGTCAGACCTGGCAAGGGAGCGGAACCACCCGCAAGCATGATGTGATCGACTCGGTTATGTGGCGTACTGGTAAAGAAAAACTGCAAAGCCCGTCCGATTTCCTGTGCCATGCTTTCGACAAATGGACGTAGCACTGCAGACTGATAGTCTTCAGGAAGGTCGCCGTTGCGTTTTTTGCTCTCGGCTTCTTCTACTGAAAAACCGTACTGACGCACGATCAATTGGGTCAACTGAGCTCCGCCAAATGCTTGATCGCGGTCATAAAGGACTTCTTCGTTGCGAATAACCTGCATGCTCGTTGTCAGAGCACCCACTTCGAAAAGTGCCACCATCGCATCAACACCCTTGTTGGGCAGCGCTTCAATCAGCCGCCCTGCGGCAAGACGGGAAGCGTGGGACTCTATATCGACGACTACGGGCTTTAATCCAGCAGCCTCCGCAAGGCCCTGCCTGTCTTGAACTTTCTCACGGCGAGACGCAGCAATAAGCACATCCACATCGCCCGGCGCATTCTTACTTGGCCCGATCACGCAAAAATCCAGACTCACTTCATCTAGCGAGAACGGTATGTACTGATTGGCTTCGGATTCGACTTGGACCTCAAGCTCTTGCTCGGACATCCCCCCTGGCAGCGTGATCTTCTTGGTGATGACGGCCGAAGGCGGCAGTGCAAGTGCGACATTCTTTGTCCGCGTCCCGCTTTTCTTTACCAGTCTGCGCAAAGCATCCGCGACTTCGTCAAATTTTTCGATGTTGCCATCGGTGATCCAGCCACGCTCAAGCGGCTCGATTGCGCAACGCTCTAGCACCAGGCTGCCCGCCTGGTCACGCCCCAACTCCACCAGCTTGACGCTGGAGGAGCTGATGTCGATTCCCAGCAGCGGGGCTGACTGGCGACTGAACAAAGACCCCATTGAGATCAAGATTGGTCCCCTGTAACTTGCCAAAATGAGGCAACAAAACTTAACACTTCACATGAATGCTATCAGTAAGATAGTTCTCCAGCAAAGATTTTTCCCGTTGTAACGCCTGTCGAGCGTTGCCAAAAGCAGACGAAATTTCTGCGCTTGGCAATACCCTTCAGCAATGGCCGGATGCCTTTTGGCAGCTCTGCAGCGCACAGATTTGGAGATTTCCGGTACCCACCGGGCAGACATTTTTATAATGGGCGGCCTTACCCACCCGGAGCGATATGCCGCCCTCTCCCTCGAAGCCTTCCGACAAGTCGGACGCATCCTCCGCTCGCCACCGCCCTAGCTGGCTTCGCTGGTTTGTTCGCATCACCTTGTGGATGTCAGGTCTGGCCGCCGCCGCTGCCATGGGGCTGGCACTGACGATCGCTGTGGCGCTGTCGGTGGCGTATCCCAATCTTCCAGACATCTCGGATCTCGCAGACTATCGACCCAAGCTCCCTTTGCGGGTGTACTCCGCAGAAGGTGCTCTGCTGGGCGAGTTCGGAGAAGAGCGCAGGAACCTCACGCCGATTTCAGAGATCCCCAAGGTCATGAAAGACGCCGTCCTTGCCATCGAAGACGCGCGCTTCTTTCAGCATGGCGGCGTCGACTATAAAGGGGTGTTGCGCGCTGGATTGGCTAATTTGGGGCGTGTAAAAAGTCAGGGTGCGTCCACCATCACCATGCAAGTTGCGCGTAATGTTTACCTGTCATCTGAAAAAACATTTACACGCAAAATTTACGAAATCTTACTGACATTCAAATTGGAGCACTTACTGACCAAGGATCAGATTCTTGAGATTTACATGAATCAGATTTACTTGGGCAATAGGGCGTATGGTTTTGCCGCAGCTTCCGAGGCGTATTTTGGCAAGCCACTGAAATCCTTGTCGATCGCCGAGGCTGCCATGCTTGCCGGTTTGCCTAAGGCGCCATCGGCTTACAACCCCGTCAGCAATCCCAAGCGTGCGCGTATTCGACAGCAATACATCATCGAGCGCATGGAGGAAAACGGATTTATCACCGCGCCACAAGCAGCTGAGGCGAAGAAAGAAGACCTCAAGATTCGAACCGGCCCGGACAACACCCGCGTTCATGCGGAGTACGTGGCTGAAATGGCGCGCCAGCTGATCTTTGCGCAATATGGCAACGAAGCTTACACACGCGGGCTTAACGTTTACACCACCCTGAATGCGGCTGAGCAAGAGACTGCCTATGGTGCCTTGCGTCGCGGCATCATGGACTATGAGCGACGCCAACAGTACCGGGGACCAGAGAAGTTTGTGACCCTTCCCAGTGTGCCGCAGGAAGTGGAAGACGCCATTGACGATGCTCTGGCCAACCATCCGGACAATGGCGATGTGCTCTCTGCCGTGGTGCTGGAGGCATCACCGCGGAAGATCCTTGCAGCGCGCGCCAATGGGGACACTCTGGAAATTGCCGGGGATGGGCTCAAGCCCGCGCAATCAGGGCTGAGCGACAAGGCACCGCCAAACATCAAGATTCGTCGCGGTGCCGTGATTCGTGTGGTCAAGACACCCAAGAACGCATGGGAGATCACACAACTCCCCGAGGTGGAAGGAGCCTTTGTCGCGCTTGATCCCCGCAACGGGTCCATCCGGGCCCTGGTCGGGGGCTTTGACTTCGACAAGAACAAGTTCAACCACGCGGCACAGGCATGGCGCCAGCCCGGCTCCAGCTTCAAGCCGTTCATTTATTCTGCGGCCCTCGAAAAAGGCTTCACCCCCGCCACCGTCATCAATGACGCGCCGCTCTTCTTTGATGCCGGGGTCACTGGGGGACAGCCCTGGGAGCCCAAAAACTATGATGGCAAGTACGATGGGCCAATGAGCATGCGCACGGGACTGGCAAAGTCCAAGAACATGATCTCGATCCGCATCCTGCAAGCTGTAGGGCCCAAAACTGCACAGGAATGGGTCGGCCGCTTTGGCTTTGACCCCGAGAAGCACCCCGCCTATCTGACCATGGCCCTGGGCGCGGGATCGGTCACGCCATTGCAGATGGCGTCGGCCTATTCGGTCTTCGCCAATGGGGGCTACCGCGTGAACCCATGGTTGATCGCCAAAGTCACCGACCACAAAGGCCGTGTGATTTCCGAGACCACACCTCCGGTCACTAGTGAGCAGCCCCGAGCCATTGATGCGCGCAATGCATTTGTAATGAGCAGTCTTCTGCAAGAAGTGACCCGATCCGGAACCGCTGCCCGAGCACAAGCCACGCTCAAGCGGCCGGATTTGTATGGGAAAACCGGAACCACCAACGATTCAGTCGATGCCTGGTTTGCAGGCTTCCAGCCCACCATCGCGGCCGTCACATGGATTGGCTATGACACACCGCGCAATCTCGGCAGCCGAGAAACAGGCGGGGGCCTCAGCCTGCCTGTCTGGATCAACTTCATGGAGCGTGCACTCAAAGGCGTGCCAGTCATGGAACCCACGGTTCCAGCGGGGGTGGTCAACGTCGGAGGAGAATGGTTCTATGAGGAATATGCCCGCAACGCAGGAGTTGCCAGCATGGGCCTGGAAGACCGTTCCGCGTCTCCGGCCATCGCACCTCGGACACCGCCACCCTCCGAAGAGCGCAGCCGAATTCTGGATTTGTTCCGCAACTAACCTTGTCGCCCGCCCAGCCTTTGCGCCCGGGCGGGTGGCTCGCTCAAGCGGCAAACTGCAAGGGTGTGCCAGCCTGCTCGGTGGCATCGCCGCTCAGGCGCCCGAAAAACTCTCCCGCCCCCTTGGTATCCTGCCAAGTGCTGCCGTCGAAACGATAGTGGTAGCCCCCAGAGCGGGCGGCCATCCAGACTTCATGCAGTGGCTTTTGCAGATTGATCACGATCTGGCTGCGATTGGGAAAAGTCAGTGTCACCATGCTTCCCGAACGCTGGCTGTCCACATCGGCATCCGTGGTGTCGTTGATGCGGTCGCAACTGCGCTCGACAGCAAGCAGCAGTTTCTCGGCGTGGTCGATGAATTCGAGGTCGGTCATTACAATTTACGCATGTTGAAAGCTCACCAAATTCTAGTCAGGACATTTGTCCTTGCTGCCAGTACGGCAGCCCTCCTTGGCTGCGGCCAGCGGGGCCCGCTGTATCTTCCCACCGCTTCCGCAGCCGGCCAACGTGCCACGCTGCCGCAGACACTCACTCCAGGCAACAACGCTGCCACTGCGGCGCAAGCGCCCGCCACCACCGCCTCAGAACCTCGCTGAGCTGCCAGAGCGCTTGCACCTCCATGCAGGCAATACCGTTTCACTTGATTTCCATCAAGCACAAACCGTAAGGGTAATCGTACAGTCTGCGCTTTATTGCACAGCAGGACAGCCATGGCCCTGGAACTCTATCGCGACAAGAATCACGCTTGCCTGATGTTCACCGACCTCATCGAGGAGGACGGCCAGGCCGTACAGGCCAATCAATTCCTGATCGTGGACGACGATACGGGTGCCATCATCGACCCGGGCGGCAACCTCGCATTCAACGAGTTGTTCATGGG includes:
- a CDS encoding lipoprotein, giving the protein MLKAHQILVRTFVLAASTAALLGCGQRGPLYLPTASAAGQRATLPQTLTPGNNAATAAQAPATTASEPR
- a CDS encoding pilus assembly protein PilM encodes the protein MISMGSLFSRQSAPLLGIDISSSSVKLVELGRDQAGSLVLERCAIEPLERGWITDGNIEKFDEVADALRRLVKKSGTRTKNVALALPPSAVITKKITLPGGMSEQELEVQVESEANQYIPFSLDEVSLDFCVIGPSKNAPGDVDVLIAASRREKVQDRQGLAEAAGLKPVVVDIESHASRLAAGRLIEALPNKGVDAMVALFEVGALTTSMQVIRNEEVLYDRDQAFGGAQLTQLIVRQYGFSVEEAESKKRNGDLPEDYQSAVLRPFVESMAQEIGRALQFFFTSTPHNRVDHIMLAGGSAPLPGLTEAVTQQTGFACSAVNPFDGMEIGSSVRLKKMVREAPSYLTSCGLAMRRFLL
- a CDS encoding penicillin-binding protein 1A; the protein is MPPSPSKPSDKSDASSARHRPSWLRWFVRITLWMSGLAAAAAMGLALTIAVALSVAYPNLPDISDLADYRPKLPLRVYSAEGALLGEFGEERRNLTPISEIPKVMKDAVLAIEDARFFQHGGVDYKGVLRAGLANLGRVKSQGASTITMQVARNVYLSSEKTFTRKIYEILLTFKLEHLLTKDQILEIYMNQIYLGNRAYGFAAASEAYFGKPLKSLSIAEAAMLAGLPKAPSAYNPVSNPKRARIRQQYIIERMEENGFITAPQAAEAKKEDLKIRTGPDNTRVHAEYVAEMARQLIFAQYGNEAYTRGLNVYTTLNAAEQETAYGALRRGIMDYERRQQYRGPEKFVTLPSVPQEVEDAIDDALANHPDNGDVLSAVVLEASPRKILAARANGDTLEIAGDGLKPAQSGLSDKAPPNIKIRRGAVIRVVKTPKNAWEITQLPEVEGAFVALDPRNGSIRALVGGFDFDKNKFNHAAQAWRQPGSSFKPFIYSAALEKGFTPATVINDAPLFFDAGVTGGQPWEPKNYDGKYDGPMSMRTGLAKSKNMISIRILQAVGPKTAQEWVGRFGFDPEKHPAYLTMALGAGSVTPLQMASAYSVFANGGYRVNPWLIAKVTDHKGRVISETTPPVTSEQPRAIDARNAFVMSSLLQEVTRSGTAARAQATLKRPDLYGKTGTTNDSVDAWFAGFQPTIAAVTWIGYDTPRNLGSRETGGGLSLPVWINFMERALKGVPVMEPTVPAGVVNVGGEWFYEEYARNAGVASMGLEDRSASPAIAPRTPPPSEERSRILDLFRN
- the cyaY gene encoding iron donor protein CyaY, which encodes MTDLEFIDHAEKLLLAVERSCDRINDTTDADVDSQRSGSMVTLTFPNRSQIVINLQKPLHEVWMAARSGGYHYRFDGSTWQDTKGAGEFFGRLSGDATEQAGTPLQFAA